A single genomic interval of Zingiber officinale cultivar Zhangliang chromosome 4A, Zo_v1.1, whole genome shotgun sequence harbors:
- the LOC121972813 gene encoding mannose-specific lectin-like, with the protein MAALVTLSAAAVLLGLLLPSAMANNNVLYRGDKLLPGESLTEGTYEFIMQDHCKLGLYDNGNDNRRELWSFQFVNGRGCYARLDTDYYFRIYDENGENFTFNTSPGRILVLQRDGHVVIYSEPVLTIPEDEPTNRKIAMVTKN; encoded by the coding sequence ATGGCTGCCCTTGTCACGCTCTCTGCTGCTGCTGTCCTCCTCGGACTCCTCCTGCCTTCCGCCATGGCCAACAACAACGTTCTCTATCGCGGCGACAAGCTGTTACCCGGCGAATCCCTCACCGAAGGGACCTATGAATTCATCATGCAGGACCACTGCAAGCTCGGCCTCTACGACAACGGCAACGACAACCGCAGGGAATTGTGGTCCTTCCAATTCGTCAACGGCCGAGGCTGCTACGCCAGGCTCGATACCGACTACTACTTCCGCATCTACGATGAGAATGGCGAAAATTTCACTTTCAACACCAGCCCCGGCCGCATCCTCGTCCTGCAGCGCGACGGCCACGTCGTCATCTACAGTGAGCCTGTATTGACTATCCCTGAGGATGAACCCACGAACAGGAAGATCGCCATGGTGACTAAAAATTAG